The Hymenobacter chitinivorans DSM 11115 genome segment CGCGCAAAACCACCGGCCGCTTCCGCGCCGGCACCCAGGTCGACGACTATTTTTCTATTCAGCTGCTGTACTCGGGCTTCACGGTTACGGTGGCTTCGGGGCTGCTCATTGCCGACCCGCTCCCGGCCTTCGTGGTGCACGGCACCCAGGGCAGCTTCCGCAAAAACCGCAGCGACGTGCAGGAAGCCCAACTGCTGGCCGGCCTCTCGCCCCTGGCCCCGGAATACGGCCTCGAGCCCGCCGACCAGGCCGGCACCCTGACCATTGCTGGCGGCAACGACGTGAAAACTACCACCGTACTGCCCGCCGCTAAAGGTGACTACACGGGCTTGTTCGAAGCCGTGTACCAGACCATTCGCCACGATGCGCCCTACCCCATCCGGGAAGAGCAGCTGCTGTGGCAAAACGAAATCCTGGCCCAAACCGACGACCTCTGGACGGTGTAAGCCTTTGGGCAGGAAGCCTACACCTGCTTCGGCCGGTCTAGCTTACTGGCCGGGTATTGCGGGTCCAGCTCCCGCAGGGCGTCGCGCAGGGTTTTGGCCACGACATATGCTTTGTACCAGTTCTGGTCGGCGGGCACTAGGTGCCAGGGGCAGCTGTCGGGGTTGCAGTGCCGGAATACGTCTTCGTACACGGCCCGGTAAAGCGGCCATTTCAGGGCTTTGGCTTCGTCGCCGGCCTCGTACTTCCACTGCTTGGCCGGGTCGTTGATACGCTCTTGCAGCCGCTCGCGCTGCTCGTCTTCCGATACGTGCAGGTAAAACTTAAGCACCGTAGTGCCAGCCTGCTGCAGCAGCTTCTCGAAGGCATTGATGGCCGTAAAGCGCCGCCGGGCCTCCTCGGTGGTTATCAGTTGCTCGACCCGGGTAATGAGCACGTCCTCGTAGTGGGAGCGGTTGAAGACCTGAATCATGCCGTGGCGCGGCACCTGCTGATGCACCCGCCACAGAAAGTCGTGGGCCAGCTCCTCGGTGGTCGGCTCCTTGAAGGAGTGCACCCGCACGCCCTGCGGGTTGAGGCCGCTGAAGACCTTACGAATCAGTCCGTCCTTGCCGCTGGCGTCCATGCCCTGCAAAATGACGAGCACGCTGCGGCGGTTTTCGGCGTAAAGCCGGTCCTGCAGCTCCACCAAGTCTTGCCGGATTCGCTCGGTTTCCCGCTGGGCGTCGTCCTTGTGCACGTGGTGGGGTGCCCGGCTGGCCAGGGTCAACAAGTCAAAGGCGGCAGAATCTTTCATGCGCGGATTGAGGTAACGGTTCGGCTCTCTATACGCACCCGGCCGGCCCAGGGCTAATTGCTGGCTTGTTAGGCCTTCAATCGGGTAGTAAAAGCTGCAAGAACGACTTTTTACGACCTGAAATTCAGCCACAATGGCCGGAATGCACCGGGTGGCGGAGCTTAAAACCGCCAATTTGACCGTAAGCAGGCCTGCACGGGTCTTGATTCAGGTTGGTACAGCATTTGTATTTGTGCTGTCAACCAAGAAAGGAAACCAGCCATGAATCTGATTAGCAAAGAGTTTATTCGCAACATCGCCCCCCAGCTCGACCTGCTCAACACCTTGGGTGGCGGCACGGCCCAGGCGGTAGTGCGCGTGGATAAGCGCGAACAGGGCGTGGTCGTGCGGGTAGCCATTCCGGCCGTAAGCCCCGAAAACTTCCACGTCGTGCTCGACAACACGCGCCTGACGGTGTACTGTGAGTACCGCCATAAGCCCGAGGACCAGGTAGCAGCCCCGCTGTTTGCCCAAACCCTGGACCTGCCCGCCAACCTCGACCTGAGCCGCATCGACGCCGTGCACAAAGGGGGGGAGCTACAGGTGCGCATTCCCTTCAAGGATGCCGCCGCTCAGAAGCGCGAAATCGAAATCAAGCAGCGCTAGGAATCTGCTCCTGCTGCATCGTTCATACCGTCGGGGCCGACCGACACCATTGTTCCACTTGGCCACTGCCTTCCGCAGTGGCTTTTTTATTGCCTGGCGGACCCGCGGGTAGTTAGCCAAACAGCGGAATCAACAGTACGAAGCCCAGCAGCAGCGACAGGTAAAACCAGCCCATCACCTGCCCGCGGTAGCGCCGCGGCAGCCGGTTGCTGAGCACCAGCACGGCCGCCACCACCAGGGCCAGGTGCAGCAGCAGAAATACCACCGTCTTGACCCAATTGCTGACGATGGTGTTTTCGGGTTGAAACTGGTCGGTCATGCCCAGGCCCGAGGTGAGCCAGCGCAGCAAGTAATACGCCACGGTTTCAAACGCGACGAACAACACGGCCCCGAGCAGCAGCGCCCCGGGCCCGGACTTTTGGTTGATTTCAGCCATTGCAGCCCCAAGCTACAAAAACAAGTCGGCCAGCCGGATATCCGACTGGCCGACTGGGCATCGTGGGCTGGCTACGGCTGCCGTTATTTCTTGCCGTTGGGCTTACGGTCAAAAGTCAGGGTAACGGCGCCCGAGGGCTCGGTGGTAGCCACCGTGTTGTAGGTCGCGCCCTTGGTGGGCCCTTCAGCTACTTCCACGTAGGTTGAGTTATAAACTACGCGTTGGGCGGGCCGCTGGCCCTCGGGCACCGTGCCGCGCCAGATGGCCGATGAGTTGCCGCTGGGCGTTACGATGAATTTCTCCTGGGTCATATTTACGCAGCCCGTGCTGGGCAGCGTAGAAAGGCCCAGCAGCGTATTGGTCATGCACACCGAGCGGTCTGTTTTCAGCACGTAGGCTCCGTTACCGTTCTGGACGGCGGCGCCAATCTTTTTATTCTGGGCCTGGACCGAGCTACCGGCAATGACTAAGCCGGCAAAAAGTAGGGCGCTGAAGAAGTTGTGCGTGCGGTTTTTCATGTAGAAGGGGTGGGAGAGTGAAGGTATTTCCTTGTCTTGTCCAACGCTAGCCAAGAACTGTACCAGGAAATTTGCCTGCTATACTCTCCCGCTCCCGTTTAGTTGCCCGCTAGGGTAGCTGCCGGCCCAGGATTTCGGCCGTCCGGGCCCGCACGTACAGATCTTCCACCTTAGCCCGGGCCCAGGGCGTACGGCGCAAAAACGTCAGGCTGGACTTAACGGACGGATTGACCGAGAAGCAGTTGATGCGGATTCGCTCGTCGAGGCCGGGCCAGCCGTAGCGGGCCACTAGGTACTCCAGAATCTGGGCCAGTGTGACGCCGTGCAGCTCCCGAATAAGGTGGCCGGATTCGTCGCGAACATCGTGGGGATTGGGCTGGGACATAACAGAAGAAGATAAGCGGCAGGAATTGCAAAGGTGCTCAAAAGCGTGGGCATCTGCGCCGGTTGGGGCTCCCAGCCCCTCCGCAAGCAGGTTTTTGCCGGCCACCGGGCATCATTGGGCCCGGGTTGTTCGTTACCTTTGGCATGGCAACTCTCATGAATAAATCTTCCCGACCTGTTTCGCGCCGCCGCGCTACTCCCTGGCGCCGCTATCTGGGCCTGGCCGTGCTGGCCCTGGGAATCGTGAGCGTGGCCCTGTACCTGCGCTACCAGCGCCAGATTCACCGCTACGCCCGCCGCGCTTACGCCAGCTTTACCTTCGGTCAGCTCACGGGCCGCGAAAAAACGCCCATGCTGGCCGGCTACTCGGTGCACGGCATCGATGTTTCGTCTTATCAAGGTAAAATTGATTGGCAAACCGTAGCCGAGCACAACGTGCGCTTTGCCTTCATCAAGGCCAGTGAGGGGGTAACCCTGCGCGACGCCCGCTTCCAGCGCAACTGGAAGCAGGCCCGGGCCGCGGGCATTTACCGGGGCGCCTACCACTACTTTCAGCCCAACTACGACGGGGCCAAGCAAGCCAACCTGTTCACGCGCACCGTGCCCCTGGCGGCCGGCGACCTGCCGCCGGTGCTTGACGTGGAAGCTCCCGAGTTTCACGACGTGGCCGTGATGCGCCGGGGCGTGGGCACCTGGCTGCGGCTGGTGGAGCGGCATTATGGCGTGAAGCCAATTCTGTACTCCAACTACAGCTTCTACAAGCGCCACCTGGCCGGGCACTTCGACGACTACCCGCTCTGGCTGGCTCACTACGAAGTGGAAAGCCCCCAGCTGCCCCGCGACAAGTGGATAATCTGGCAGCACAGCGACGAAGCCTACGTGCCTGGCATCCGCGGTACGGTCGACTTTAACGTGTTTCAGGGTAACTTCGAGAATCTGCTGGCCTTGCGGATTCCAGCCGCCCGGCCGACCAGGCCCGGTAAACCTCACTAACTTAGTCTGGATGACTGTAGCCTTATTTCGCGGTTCTACCGCCCTGCTGCTGGTTGTTGCGCTGCTGAGCAGCTGCGGCGGCAGCAAAAACGCCTTTACTCAGTCGGGTGGGGCCTCGTACTACGCCGATAAGTTCGACGGACGTAAAACGGCCAGTGGCACTACTTACCGGCCCAACAAGCTCACGGCCGCCCACAACACCCTGCCCTTTGGTACGGTGGTCAAGGTCACGAACCCGCGCAACCACCGCTCGGTTAAGGTTACCGTAACCGACCGGGGACCGCACGCCAAGGGCCGCGTCATCGACCTTTCGCGCAAGGCCGCCCGTAAAATAGACATCGTCGACGCCGGAGTGGCGCCCGTGCAGCTCAAAGTGGTGCGGGCCGCGGGTCGGCGCTAAGCGTTTCCTCTCACTTTCTTTAACTCCAGCTGCTGCCGTATGCGCATCCGCAAAAAAGTAAAATGGCTTCAGCCGGCCGAAGCCGACCGGTTTACATCCCTGAGTGCCTTCGTCAAAGCGGCCGAAGCCCAGGGCTGGACCGAAGCCGAAATCCAGTTCGTCATCAACGAAATAGTGGAAGCCCGCGACGAGGTCGAAGTCCACGAAATCTTCCGGGACTACAGCCAGGTTTAGTCCCCAAAAAAGCTCCGCGGCAGCCTGCCGCGGAGCTTTTTTGTGAATGAAAGCAAACCAGCCAAGCTAGTTTTTACGCTTGACCTTGGCCTTGCCCTTGCCATTTTTGGCCATCATCATCAGGCTGTCCTGCTCGGCCTTCATGGCTTTGGTAGTCAGCCGGCCGCTGAGCGACATCATGTCGCCCTCCTGCAGGGTTACGGTGCTGCCGTCGGGCTTGGTCACGGTGCCGTCGGCCATGATTTTGGTGCCGTTGGTCAGGGTCGTGGCGTCGGCCAGGGGGGTGGTGTGGCCCTGCTGGGTTACCAGCACTTTGCCTTCCTGCATCACCACGCCGTCTTTGAGCGTCACGCCTTCCCGCACCACAACTTTTTGCTTGGGTGCCACGGCCCGGCGGGGCGCTACTTTGGTTTGAGCCTGGGCGGCAAAGCCGGCGACGGCCAGCCCGAGCGTCAACAGAAATGAGAAACGAAGCTTCATACGTGAGCCATTAAAGTGAGAGAGGTAGAGCTTGGTAGCGGTAGTGTAAAATACAAAAACCTGGCGAAAGTTCCGGCCCCGCCCGCAACAACCAACTTTTACCGGCTGGCGTTAAAAACAACTTCTCTTGTCCTTCGTCCACTCATTCCCTTACGTCAAGCTCCACCACATGACCAATCAGCCAACGACCCCGAACATTTACGCCGAGTTCAAGCAGCAAGTCAATATGACGGCGGCGGAGCTGGAAAAGTGGCTTACAACGGAGGAATCCAAATCGGTGGGGCAGAACGATGGCGACGGGGAAAGCATCGGCCACAAGTCGGGCCGCCACATCATCCAGATTCTGCAGAAGAAGAAAGCCGACCTCACCGCCGAGGATGAAGCCCACATGCGCAAGGTTCACGCCTATATTAGCCGCCACTTGGCCCAGGGCCCGCACGCCGACAAAGAACATTCGCGCTGGCGCTACTCCCTTATGAACTGGGGCCACGACCCACTGAAGAAATAACCTTGGCCGTGCGGGCCCCGCCGAACTGCACCTTCGGCCCGGCCCGCACGGCCAAGCTGCCACCCGCACATCCATCATGGACTACAAAGACTATTACAAGATTCTGGGCGTCGAAAAAAACGCTACCACT includes the following:
- a CDS encoding DUF6799 domain-containing protein; the encoded protein is MKLRFSFLLTLGLAVAGFAAQAQTKVAPRRAVAPKQKVVVREGVTLKDGVVMQEGKVLVTQQGHTTPLADATTLTNGTKIMADGTVTKPDGSTVTLQEGDMMSLSGRLTTKAMKAEQDSLMMMAKNGKGKAKVKRKN
- a CDS encoding VF530 family protein translates to MSQPNPHDVRDESGHLIRELHGVTLAQILEYLVARYGWPGLDERIRINCFSVNPSVKSSLTFLRRTPWARAKVEDLYVRARTAEILGRQLP
- a CDS encoding septal ring lytic transglycosylase RlpA family protein — translated: MTVALFRGSTALLLVVALLSSCGGSKNAFTQSGGASYYADKFDGRKTASGTTYRPNKLTAAHNTLPFGTVVKVTNPRNHRSVKVTVTDRGPHAKGRVIDLSRKAARKIDIVDAGVAPVQLKVVRAAGRR
- a CDS encoding PPK2 family polyphosphate kinase, with the translated sequence MKDSAAFDLLTLASRAPHHVHKDDAQRETERIRQDLVELQDRLYAENRRSVLVILQGMDASGKDGLIRKVFSGLNPQGVRVHSFKEPTTEELAHDFLWRVHQQVPRHGMIQVFNRSHYEDVLITRVEQLITTEEARRRFTAINAFEKLLQQAGTTVLKFYLHVSEDEQRERLQERINDPAKQWKYEAGDEAKALKWPLYRAVYEDVFRHCNPDSCPWHLVPADQNWYKAYVVAKTLRDALRELDPQYPASKLDRPKQV
- a CDS encoding Hsp20/alpha crystallin family protein, which gives rise to MNLISKEFIRNIAPQLDLLNTLGGGTAQAVVRVDKREQGVVVRVAIPAVSPENFHVVLDNTRLTVYCEYRHKPEDQVAAPLFAQTLDLPANLDLSRIDAVHKGGELQVRIPFKDAAAQKREIEIKQR
- a CDS encoding DUF3140 domain-containing protein, which encodes MTNQPTTPNIYAEFKQQVNMTAAELEKWLTTEESKSVGQNDGDGESIGHKSGRHIIQILQKKKADLTAEDEAHMRKVHAYISRHLAQGPHADKEHSRWRYSLMNWGHDPLKK
- a CDS encoding glycoside hydrolase family 25 protein, translated to MNKSSRPVSRRRATPWRRYLGLAVLALGIVSVALYLRYQRQIHRYARRAYASFTFGQLTGREKTPMLAGYSVHGIDVSSYQGKIDWQTVAEHNVRFAFIKASEGVTLRDARFQRNWKQARAAGIYRGAYHYFQPNYDGAKQANLFTRTVPLAAGDLPPVLDVEAPEFHDVAVMRRGVGTWLRLVERHYGVKPILYSNYSFYKRHLAGHFDDYPLWLAHYEVESPQLPRDKWIIWQHSDEAYVPGIRGTVDFNVFQGNFENLLALRIPAARPTRPGKPH